A stretch of the Nitratireductor thuwali genome encodes the following:
- a CDS encoding AAA family ATPase encodes MILTLAVSGYRSLRELVLPLGRLNVVSGANGSGKSSLYRAIRLLAETAQGGVVGALAREGGLDSTLWAGPEQFSAAMKRGEQPVQGTVRKNPVSLKLGFADEDYGYAIDLGLLADDMGSAFARDPAIKAEAVWVGESLGRSNAFAERTRGHVSVRDEVGARRSVLTDLASYDSMMTHAADPRAAPELLYLRERMRAWRFYDHFRTDPEAASRLPQIGTRTPVLASDGSDLAAALRTIMEIGARDELETAIDDAFPGSRIEVSIDKGPFEVLMRQPGLLRPLRAAEFSDGTLRYLLLVAALLSPRPSSLLVLNEPETSLHPDLIRPLGRLIGQAAERSQVIVITHSAVLADALAEKEGAVAFTLAKELGETVVLEEHPRPPWAWPSR; translated from the coding sequence ATGATTCTTACCCTGGCCGTTTCCGGCTACCGCTCCTTGCGCGAACTCGTCCTGCCGCTCGGAAGGCTCAACGTGGTCTCCGGCGCCAATGGAAGCGGCAAGTCGAGCCTCTACAGGGCAATCCGGCTTCTGGCCGAGACCGCCCAGGGCGGTGTGGTCGGCGCGCTCGCCAGGGAGGGCGGGCTGGACTCCACGCTGTGGGCCGGGCCGGAGCAGTTTTCGGCCGCCATGAAACGCGGCGAGCAGCCGGTTCAGGGTACGGTGCGGAAGAACCCGGTGAGCCTGAAGCTCGGTTTTGCCGACGAAGACTACGGCTACGCGATCGATCTCGGGCTTCTCGCGGACGATATGGGCAGCGCCTTCGCGAGGGACCCCGCGATCAAGGCCGAAGCGGTCTGGGTCGGTGAGAGCCTGGGGCGCAGCAACGCGTTCGCCGAGCGCACAAGGGGCCACGTCTCCGTCCGGGACGAGGTCGGCGCGCGCAGAAGCGTCCTGACGGACCTTGCCTCCTACGACAGCATGATGACCCATGCGGCCGACCCGCGCGCCGCGCCTGAACTGCTCTATCTGCGCGAGCGCATGCGGGCGTGGCGGTTCTACGATCATTTCCGGACCGATCCCGAAGCCGCTTCGCGCCTGCCGCAGATCGGCACGCGGACGCCGGTCCTGGCGTCGGACGGTTCAGATCTGGCGGCGGCGCTGCGCACGATCATGGAGATCGGCGCGCGCGACGAGTTGGAAACAGCGATCGATGACGCTTTCCCCGGCAGCCGCATCGAAGTCTCCATCGACAAGGGGCCGTTTGAAGTGCTCATGCGGCAGCCCGGTCTGCTGCGTCCGCTGCGGGCGGCGGAGTTCTCGGACGGAACCTTGCGTTACCTGCTCCTGGTCGCCGCGCTCCTGTCGCCGAGGCCGTCTTCTCTTCTCGTCCTGAATGAGCCGGAAACGAGCCTCCATCCGGACTTGATCAGGCCGCTCGGCCGGCTGATCGGGCAGGCGGCAGAACGTTCCCAGGTGATCGTCATCACCCACTCCGCCGTCCTGGCCGATGCTCTCGCGGAAAAGGAAGGCGCCGTGGCATTCACCCTTGCCAAGGAACTGGGCGAGACGGTCGTTCTGGAAGAACATCCCCGCCCGCCCTGGGCCTGGCCGTCGCGTTAG
- a CDS encoding DUF6638 family protein, giving the protein MNRLYENELIYGRLLTVEEPHLVARYNKALGAFGLAPTKLRSFDIDRTGFSPQIAEELGDEHYLDPNQVNRRFIILTPSQIDLPVVHTAFSNTSELIYEFMSKNARSINAITIRDVIYGEIEEHVARVEDIEDLLSIGQVEFKVLSAEDLLGKAAELGRLSDRLKQEPDAWRDDGLLKRMVELAKETGDIRDNALVPDQVIFRHDAYWTSHFGGVYVFADRDTTTVIADRNAPGFRRSRPWQVSYLSLDDKERIYRFLAETGRIELPRASWVERSGFLEHRATLALADLIRRTEPERDFSKADQVWLQTWMHRHADRVNRDGRYPFFNAALREIRQLGQLKMAELSPAQRLMVVRANPAHADAWLVNRLLSDYAPFDFLMRYVFNKQGFYRDYETYPEPWRAHVVETLKTTYLKDKRALRRLLFGLD; this is encoded by the coding sequence ATGAACCGCCTCTACGAAAACGAGCTCATCTATGGCCGCCTCCTCACCGTCGAGGAGCCGCATCTGGTCGCGCGATACAACAAGGCGCTCGGCGCCTTCGGCCTCGCGCCGACCAAGCTTCGATCCTTCGACATCGACCGCACCGGCTTTTCGCCGCAAATCGCCGAGGAACTGGGCGACGAGCATTATCTCGACCCCAATCAGGTCAACCGCCGCTTCATCATCCTCACGCCTTCGCAGATCGACCTGCCGGTGGTGCACACGGCCTTTTCCAATACATCCGAGCTCATCTACGAGTTCATGAGCAAGAATGCGCGGTCGATCAACGCGATCACCATCAGGGACGTGATCTATGGCGAGATCGAAGAGCATGTCGCCCGGGTCGAGGATATCGAGGATCTGCTGTCGATCGGGCAGGTCGAGTTCAAGGTTCTTTCGGCGGAGGATCTTTTGGGCAAGGCCGCCGAACTCGGCCGTCTGTCCGACCGGCTGAAGCAGGAGCCCGACGCGTGGCGCGACGATGGGCTCTTGAAGCGCATGGTGGAACTGGCGAAGGAGACCGGCGACATCCGCGACAATGCGCTGGTACCCGATCAGGTGATCTTCCGGCACGATGCTTACTGGACCAGCCATTTCGGCGGGGTCTACGTGTTTGCCGACCGCGATACGACGACCGTGATCGCCGACCGCAACGCGCCCGGCTTCCGCCGCTCGCGCCCCTGGCAGGTCAGCTATCTGTCGCTGGACGACAAGGAGCGCATCTACCGGTTCCTGGCCGAGACGGGCCGCATCGAGCTGCCCCGCGCTTCCTGGGTCGAGCGCTCCGGCTTCCTCGAGCACCGCGCCACGCTGGCGCTTGCCGATCTCATCCGGCGAACCGAGCCCGAGCGGGACTTTTCTAAGGCCGACCAGGTCTGGCTGCAAACCTGGATGCACCGGCACGCGGATCGGGTGAACCGCGATGGCCGTTATCCCTTCTTCAATGCGGCGCTGCGCGAAATCCGACAGCTCGGCCAGTTGAAAATGGCCGAGCTTTCGCCGGCGCAGCGGCTGATGGTGGTGCGGGCCAACCCCGCGCATGCGGACGCATGGCTGGTGAACCGGCTCCTCTCGGACTACGCGCCCTTCGATTTCCTCATGCGCTACGTCTTCAACAAGCAGGGTTTTTACCGTGATTACGAAACCTATCCCGAGCCGTGGCGCGCCCATGTTGTGGAGACGCTCAAGACCACCTATCTCAAGGACAAGCGGGCGCTGCGCCGGCTTCTTTTCGGGCTGGATTGA
- a CDS encoding MerR family transcriptional regulator, giving the protein MKVYTVSEVAALAGISVRTLHYYDEIGLLKPAHVGDNRYRYYREPELLRLQQILLHRELGMTLNEIGAILDDPHFDYLATLRTQRERLEAEGERCRQLVRTIDRTIGELEGDGIVKHKDLYSGFVPQEKQAEYEAWLVDRFGEDARLPIAASRSRFEATDPGTAGRHMEELEEIETALADAMQANTPPQARSLDPLIGRHRDWVAAMWGKACPADAYATLADIYGAHPDFARRFEAIRPGFSSWLPTAMKAWARRQT; this is encoded by the coding sequence ATGAAGGTCTATACCGTCAGTGAGGTTGCCGCGCTTGCCGGGATTTCGGTGCGCACCCTCCACTATTATGACGAGATCGGCCTTCTGAAGCCCGCGCATGTCGGCGACAACCGCTACCGCTATTATCGCGAGCCGGAGCTGCTGCGCCTGCAGCAGATCCTGCTGCATCGTGAGCTCGGGATGACGCTGAACGAGATCGGCGCCATCCTCGACGATCCTCACTTCGACTACCTCGCAACGCTCAGAACGCAGCGCGAGCGCCTCGAAGCGGAAGGGGAGCGCTGTCGCCAACTTGTCAGGACGATCGACCGCACGATCGGCGAACTCGAAGGAGACGGCATCGTGAAACACAAGGATCTTTACAGCGGCTTTGTGCCGCAGGAGAAGCAGGCCGAATACGAGGCGTGGCTCGTGGATCGCTTCGGCGAAGACGCGCGCCTGCCGATCGCGGCGAGCAGAAGCCGCTTCGAAGCGACGGACCCCGGCACGGCCGGCAGGCATATGGAGGAGCTCGAGGAGATCGAGACCGCGCTGGCCGATGCAATGCAGGCGAACACGCCACCCCAGGCGCGCAGCCTCGATCCGCTGATCGGCAGGCACCGGGATTGGGTGGCAGCCATGTGGGGCAAGGCCTGCCCTGCCGACGCCTACGCCACTCTCGCCGACATCTACGGCGCCCACCCGGATTTCGCCCGCCGGTTCGAGGCGATTCGACCCGGCTTCTCCAGTTGGCTTCCCACCGCCATGAAGGCGTGGGCGCGGCGGCAGACATAG
- a CDS encoding choline ABC transporter substrate-binding protein, producing MTSTRVFAIALGAAVSLGAGAAFAAEPEACKSVTFSDVGWTDITATTATASVVLEGLGYEPETQVLSVPVTYASLKNEDVDVFLGNWMPTMEADIAPYREEGSVDTLVTNLEGAKYTLAVPQYTYDAGLKSFQDIAKFKDELDAKIYGIEPGNDGNRLIIDMIESSKFGLEGFEVVESSEAGMLSQVRRAVQKKEHIVFLGWEPHPMNANIDMAYLEGGDDVFGPNYGGATVHTNVRAGLADECPNLGKLLSNMVFSLEMENEIMGAILDDGKAPEEAATAWLKENPEVLGPWLDGVTTFGGEPGEAAVKEHLGL from the coding sequence ATGACAAGCACCCGTGTTTTTGCAATCGCACTTGGCGCGGCGGTGAGCCTCGGCGCCGGCGCAGCCTTCGCGGCCGAGCCGGAAGCCTGCAAATCAGTCACCTTCTCCGATGTCGGCTGGACCGACATCACAGCCACCACGGCAACCGCCTCCGTCGTGCTGGAAGGGCTGGGATACGAGCCCGAAACACAGGTGCTCTCGGTGCCGGTGACTTATGCATCGCTGAAGAACGAGGATGTCGACGTCTTCCTCGGCAACTGGATGCCGACCATGGAGGCCGACATCGCGCCCTATCGCGAAGAGGGCTCGGTGGACACGCTCGTCACCAACCTAGAAGGCGCGAAATATACGCTGGCCGTGCCGCAATACACCTATGATGCGGGCCTCAAAAGCTTCCAGGACATCGCCAAGTTCAAGGACGAGCTGGACGCCAAGATCTACGGCATCGAGCCCGGCAATGACGGCAACCGCTTGATCATCGACATGATCGAGAGCAGCAAGTTCGGCCTTGAGGGGTTTGAGGTGGTGGAAAGCTCCGAAGCCGGCATGCTTTCGCAGGTCCGCCGCGCCGTGCAGAAGAAGGAGCATATCGTCTTCCTCGGCTGGGAACCCCATCCCATGAACGCCAATATCGACATGGCCTATCTTGAAGGTGGCGACGATGTGTTCGGCCCCAACTACGGCGGCGCCACCGTGCATACCAATGTCCGCGCCGGCCTTGCGGACGAATGTCCCAATCTCGGCAAGCTGCTTTCCAACATGGTCTTCTCGCTCGAGATGGAGAACGAGATCATGGGCGCGATCCTCGACGATGGAAAAGCACCGGAAGAAGCCGCCACCGCCTGGCTGAAGGAAAATCCGGAAGTGCTGGGGCCATGGCTCGACGGCGTGACCACCTTTGGCGGAGAGCCCGGCGAAGCCGCCGTCAAGGAGCATCTGGGACTGTAA
- a CDS encoding formate--tetrahydrofolate ligase translates to MAEVKSDIEIARAASKKPVREVGEKLGIPDEHLLPFGHDKAKVSAQFIASVKGRENGKLILVTAINPTPAGEGKTTTTVGLGDGLNRIGKKTAICIREASLGPCFGMKGGAAGGGYAQVVPMEDINLHFTGDFHAITSAHNLLSALIDNHIYWGNALDIDTRRVTWRRVMDMNDRALREIVCSLGGVANGFPRQGGFDITVASEVMAILCLATDLEDLEKRLGEIIIGYRRDKSPVYARDLKADGAMAVLLKDALQPNLVQTLENNPAFVHGGPFANIAHGCNSVMATTTALKLADYVVTEAGFGADLGAEKFFDIKCRKAGLKPAAAVIVATVRALKMNGGVKKEDLGTENVEAVKKGCANLGRHIENVKQFGVPAVVAINHFHSDTAAEIEAVKAYVAAQGEEAVLCRHWAEGSAGAEELARKVVALAEGGASQFAPLYGDDMPLFEKIDTIVRRIYRGSEAIADKSVRAQLHQWEQQGYGHLPVCMAKTQYSFSTDPNLRGAPTDHVVPVREVRLSAGAGFVVAICGEIMTMPGLPKAPSAEKIFLNEAGYIEGLF, encoded by the coding sequence ATGGCTGAAGTCAAATCCGATATCGAGATTGCGCGGGCGGCAAGCAAGAAGCCGGTCCGGGAGGTCGGCGAGAAGCTCGGCATTCCCGACGAGCATCTTTTGCCTTTCGGCCATGACAAGGCCAAGGTCTCCGCGCAGTTCATCGCGTCGGTGAAGGGACGGGAGAACGGCAAGCTCATTCTCGTCACCGCCATCAACCCGACGCCGGCCGGCGAGGGCAAGACGACAACGACGGTCGGCCTCGGCGACGGGCTCAACCGGATAGGCAAGAAGACTGCGATCTGCATCCGCGAAGCCTCGCTTGGCCCCTGCTTCGGCATGAAGGGCGGCGCGGCGGGTGGCGGTTATGCGCAGGTGGTGCCGATGGAGGACATCAACCTTCATTTCACCGGCGATTTCCATGCCATCACCTCTGCCCACAATCTGCTCTCCGCGCTGATCGACAACCACATCTACTGGGGCAACGCTCTCGACATCGACACGCGCCGCGTCACGTGGCGGCGGGTGATGGACATGAACGACCGCGCCCTGCGCGAGATCGTCTGCTCGCTGGGCGGCGTCGCCAACGGCTTTCCGCGCCAGGGCGGTTTCGACATCACAGTCGCCTCCGAGGTGATGGCGATCCTGTGCCTGGCGACGGATCTTGAGGATCTCGAAAAGCGGCTGGGCGAAATCATCATCGGCTATCGCCGCGACAAGAGCCCGGTCTATGCCCGCGACCTCAAGGCCGACGGCGCGATGGCGGTTCTCCTGAAAGACGCGCTCCAGCCCAATCTGGTACAGACGCTGGAGAACAATCCGGCCTTCGTGCATGGCGGCCCGTTCGCCAATATCGCCCATGGCTGCAATTCGGTCATGGCCACGACAACGGCATTGAAGCTGGCGGACTACGTGGTGACCGAGGCCGGTTTCGGCGCCGACCTGGGTGCCGAAAAATTCTTCGACATCAAGTGCCGCAAGGCGGGGCTGAAGCCGGCCGCCGCGGTCATCGTCGCCACCGTCCGGGCTCTGAAAATGAACGGCGGCGTCAAGAAGGAGGATCTGGGCACCGAGAATGTCGAGGCGGTCAAGAAGGGCTGCGCCAATCTCGGCCGCCACATCGAGAACGTGAAGCAGTTCGGCGTGCCGGCGGTGGTCGCCATCAACCATTTCCATTCCGACACCGCGGCCGAGATCGAAGCCGTCAAAGCCTATGTGGCAGCGCAGGGCGAGGAGGCCGTCCTATGCCGCCATTGGGCCGAAGGCTCCGCCGGCGCCGAGGAACTGGCCCGCAAGGTGGTGGCGCTGGCCGAAGGCGGCGCGTCGCAATTCGCTCCGCTCTACGGCGACGACATGCCCCTGTTCGAGAAGATCGACACCATCGTGCGGCGCATCTATCGCGGCTCGGAGGCCATCGCCGACAAATCGGTGCGCGCGCAGCTCCATCAGTGGGAGCAGCAGGGATACGGCCATCTGCCCGTCTGCATGGCCAAGACCCAGTACTCCTTCTCGACCGATCCAAATCTGCGCGGCGCGCCGACCGATCACGTGGTGCCGGTGCGCGAGGTGCGGCTTTCGGCCGGTGCGGGCTTCGTCGTGGCGATCTGCGGCGAGATCATGACCATGCCCGGCCTGCCGAAAGCCCCCTCGGCGGAGAAGATCTTCCTCAACGAGGCCGGCTATATCGAGGGGCTGTTCTAG
- a CDS encoding class I SAM-dependent methyltransferase, whose translation MNDAHTLDYKDITARQKATWSTGDFHVVSRGIVGISEALCETVDPRPRERVLDIACGSGNTALAASRRYCEVTGIDYVPALIERARTRAEAEGAKIDFQVADAQDLPFPDGHFDVVVSVFGVMFAPDQEKAASELLRVTRPGGRIGLANWMPESFSKDFFGAHAKHNPPPPGAASPLRWGSDEGLEALLGAGADEIRGTRKTHRAYMRSIDHALEIFSTYFGPTRRALDAIGPEKGKELLGDLREVFERYDVSDDDTLVLEMPYLEVTARKR comes from the coding sequence ATGAACGACGCTCACACACTCGACTACAAGGACATCACAGCGCGCCAGAAGGCCACCTGGTCGACCGGCGACTTTCACGTCGTATCGCGCGGCATCGTCGGCATTAGCGAGGCGCTTTGCGAGACGGTGGACCCGCGCCCCCGCGAACGCGTGCTCGACATCGCCTGCGGCAGCGGCAACACCGCGCTTGCAGCCTCAAGGCGCTATTGCGAAGTGACCGGCATCGACTACGTGCCGGCGCTCATCGAACGCGCCAGAACGCGCGCGGAAGCCGAGGGCGCCAAGATCGATTTCCAGGTGGCGGACGCGCAGGACCTGCCGTTCCCCGATGGGCACTTCGATGTCGTGGTCTCCGTCTTCGGCGTCATGTTCGCGCCGGATCAGGAGAAGGCAGCAAGCGAGCTCCTGCGCGTGACCAGGCCCGGCGGAAGGATCGGGCTTGCCAACTGGATGCCGGAAAGCTTCAGCAAGGATTTCTTCGGGGCTCATGCCAAGCACAACCCGCCTCCGCCCGGCGCCGCCTCGCCGTTGCGCTGGGGAAGCGACGAAGGGCTCGAGGCGCTGTTGGGAGCCGGCGCGGACGAAATCCGCGGAACGCGGAAAACGCACCGCGCCTATATGCGCTCAATCGACCATGCGCTGGAGATCTTCAGCACCTATTTCGGGCCGACGCGAAGGGCGCTCGATGCCATCGGGCCGGAGAAGGGCAAGGAACTGCTCGGCGACCTTCGCGAAGTCTTCGAGAGATACGACGTCTCCGATGACGATACGCTCGTTCTGGAAATGCCCTACCTGGAGGTGACCGCGAGGAAGCGTTGA
- a CDS encoding AAA family ATPase: protein MDTGLTLIDEKDVEKHRATAQSLVTRVVVMEDDGGRSKTALAGTGRRFVSTVSTGSVRRTREIELARTIAAVRADDPMLSIAQHTLLYRARRGLAVALAVADNFARASELESLQARNARAPLEGDAAQTYKTLLSASAYVAAFAFAAYLTQMLETDAEPVNDRQEPDFLFDTPQDALKSLVAGLDAAIAGAPDEQAMTARAKALARVAIEGLLQRKSRFSGLGAFEDAHMRLEADDFTLDGFDVAPGKKRKPLAMSFKKPNEIIGNHIAKYQAMKLAKMLMAYDFERQLNPFVELGGFLFTFIGDGAPGTGKTILIQMTAGLLNDYCQVAGVPFHYENFGVDQISSYQGKSGQNCKQFVENVLSPRAIGFGTIDDIDQVAAKRSNDRASAGQQEVSGVLMESFAGATTVVRGNCTFGMFSNHPENVDDALRQRAGARWLVDGPQTLEDYIDIFVLLAGKNHNIPLGDHDLYATQEIKRAVETAYEAHSKPQEEGLQRVYERFLNDVGEPRTLADIGAYLHMIKQAEPRFTGRAIRNITDAIKMRVMDIELPDEWFETPDLFMRKSYDEKKSMIAELRRPFTMAMVMQEINRYADSEFRYADRADETAVNNLVRDQRLRERAVREIKAMKARGAWDG, encoded by the coding sequence ATGGATACCGGCCTGACGCTGATCGACGAGAAGGACGTTGAAAAGCACCGCGCCACCGCGCAATCGCTGGTGACGCGCGTCGTCGTGATGGAAGACGATGGCGGGCGGTCCAAGACGGCGCTTGCCGGCACCGGCCGCCGCTTCGTCTCGACCGTCTCCACAGGCTCCGTCCGCAGGACGCGAGAGATCGAGCTTGCCCGCACCATCGCGGCGGTGCGGGCCGACGATCCGATGCTGTCCATCGCCCAGCACACGCTGCTCTACCGCGCGCGGCGCGGCCTTGCGGTGGCGCTGGCGGTCGCCGACAATTTCGCCCGCGCGAGCGAACTGGAATCGCTGCAGGCCAGGAATGCGCGCGCGCCGCTGGAAGGCGACGCCGCGCAAACTTACAAGACGCTGCTGTCGGCCTCGGCCTATGTCGCGGCCTTCGCCTTCGCCGCCTATCTCACGCAGATGCTGGAGACGGACGCCGAGCCCGTCAACGATCGCCAGGAGCCCGATTTCCTGTTCGACACGCCGCAGGACGCGCTGAAATCGCTGGTTGCCGGGCTCGACGCGGCGATTGCCGGCGCGCCGGACGAACAGGCGATGACCGCGCGCGCCAAGGCGCTGGCCCGGGTGGCCATCGAAGGGCTTCTTCAGCGCAAGAGCCGCTTTTCGGGCCTCGGCGCCTTCGAGGACGCGCATATGCGCCTCGAGGCCGACGATTTCACGCTGGACGGCTTCGACGTGGCGCCCGGGAAAAAACGCAAGCCGCTGGCGATGAGCTTCAAGAAGCCGAACGAGATCATCGGCAACCACATCGCCAAATATCAGGCCATGAAGCTCGCCAAGATGCTGATGGCCTATGATTTCGAACGCCAGCTCAACCCCTTCGTGGAGTTGGGCGGCTTTCTCTTCACCTTCATCGGCGACGGCGCGCCGGGCACCGGCAAGACCATCCTCATCCAGATGACGGCCGGGCTCCTCAACGATTACTGCCAGGTGGCGGGCGTGCCGTTCCACTACGAGAATTTCGGCGTCGATCAGATCTCGTCCTACCAGGGCAAGTCCGGCCAGAACTGCAAGCAGTTCGTGGAAAACGTGCTCAGCCCGCGCGCCATCGGTTTCGGCACGATCGACGACATCGACCAGGTGGCCGCCAAGCGCTCTAACGACAGAGCCTCGGCCGGCCAGCAGGAAGTCTCCGGCGTGCTGATGGAAAGCTTCGCCGGTGCCACCACCGTGGTGCGCGGCAATTGCACCTTCGGCATGTTCTCCAACCATCCCGAGAATGTCGACGATGCGCTGCGCCAGCGAGCCGGCGCCCGGTGGCTGGTCGACGGCCCGCAGACGCTGGAAGACTACATCGACATCTTCGTGCTGCTCGCCGGCAAGAACCACAACATTCCGCTGGGCGATCACGACCTCTACGCCACGCAAGAGATAAAACGGGCGGTGGAAACGGCCTATGAAGCGCATTCGAAGCCGCAGGAGGAGGGGCTGCAGCGCGTCTATGAGCGCTTCCTGAACGATGTCGGAGAGCCCAGGACCCTGGCCGATATCGGCGCCTATCTGCACATGATCAAGCAGGCCGAGCCCCGCTTCACCGGCCGCGCGATCCGCAACATCACCGACGCCATCAAGATGCGCGTCATGGACATCGAGCTGCCCGACGAATGGTTCGAAACGCCCGATCTCTTCATGCGCAAATCCTACGATGAGAAGAAGTCCATGATCGCCGAGCTGCGCCGGCCCTTCACCATGGCGATGGTGATGCAGGAGATCAACCGCTATGCGGATTCGGAATTCCGCTACGCCGACCGCGCCGACGAGACGGCGGTGAACAATCTGGTGCGCGACCAGCGGCTCAGGGAAAGGGCGGTGCGGGAGATCAAGGCGATGAAGGCGAGGGGAGCATGGGATGGCTGA
- a CDS encoding thymidine kinase, whose protein sequence is MAKLYFHYATMNAGKSTLLLQASYNYRERGMNTMLFVAGHYRKDGEGYISSRIGLEAGAEMFAAGDDLYARIADHHAHTATHCVFVDEAQFLEEEQVWQLARVADRLGIPVMCYGLRTDFQGKLFPGSQALLAIADELREVRTICRCGRKATMVVRLGPDGKVARQGAQVAIGKDVYVSLCRRHWEEEMGRWRPEDMIGFARPAG, encoded by the coding sequence ATGGCAAAGCTTTACTTCCACTACGCAACGATGAATGCCGGCAAGTCGACGCTGCTTTTGCAGGCCTCGTACAATTACCGCGAGCGCGGTATGAACACGATGCTGTTCGTGGCCGGGCACTACCGCAAGGACGGCGAGGGCTACATCTCCTCGCGCATCGGCCTGGAAGCGGGCGCGGAGATGTTCGCCGCCGGCGACGACCTTTACGCCCGGATCGCCGACCATCACGCCCACACCGCCACCCATTGCGTCTTTGTGGACGAAGCCCAATTTCTCGAGGAAGAGCAGGTCTGGCAGCTTGCAAGGGTGGCGGACCGCCTGGGCATTCCGGTCATGTGCTATGGCCTGCGGACGGATTTCCAGGGCAAGCTGTTCCCCGGCTCCCAGGCGCTTCTGGCCATTGCCGACGAGCTGCGGGAGGTGCGCACCATCTGCCGCTGCGGGCGCAAGGCCACCATGGTAGTCCGCCTCGGGCCGGACGGCAAGGTCGCCAGGCAGGGCGCGCAGGTGGCCATCGGCAAGGACGTCTATGTCTCGCTCTGCCGCCGGCACTGGGAGGAAGAGATGGGCCGCTGGCGGCCGGAGGACATGATCGGTTTTGCAAGGCCGGCCGGGTAA
- a CDS encoding DUF2333 family protein: MLEPIVNFFARVFLWIGRGIGYVVAWLAWPFMAAARWYRRRGWVLQLAVGSVVLLFVGLYAYFFWQTQVWTNFNPDYVQAYDLESRAVSAGEQVMATEGGEARTCGRSAIAEVAADLTDFNVNQNAWISSMLLYKTGFFFIDWDDTPFFDNKASFQRGVNQTVRRTAVELVDALGRVRGTSQIDSDLQKARESIQFSENAWYFGLDPFGPKIPTPGFYRTAIESLRRFNDRLESCEAVFDARADNLIQFLDRIANDIGSTSAILRERSENYNSGWFDTRADDRFWFAYGQLYGYYGLLHAARADFEDVVNQRSLGSLWDTTESQLRAALNITPFIISNGREAGWIMPTHLATMGFYILRVRSNLVELRQVLDR, from the coding sequence GTGCTTGAGCCGATCGTGAATTTCTTCGCCCGCGTCTTCCTGTGGATCGGCCGCGGCATCGGCTATGTCGTTGCCTGGCTCGCCTGGCCGTTCATGGCGGCCGCCCGGTGGTATCGCCGGCGCGGCTGGGTGCTGCAGTTGGCCGTGGGCTCGGTGGTTCTGCTTTTCGTCGGGCTCTACGCCTATTTCTTCTGGCAGACCCAGGTGTGGACGAATTTCAACCCCGACTATGTGCAGGCCTACGATTTGGAAAGCCGCGCGGTTTCGGCCGGCGAGCAGGTCATGGCCACCGAAGGCGGCGAGGCCCGCACCTGCGGGCGCTCGGCCATTGCCGAGGTGGCGGCCGATCTGACGGATTTCAACGTCAACCAGAACGCATGGATATCCTCCATGCTTCTCTACAAGACGGGCTTCTTCTTCATCGATTGGGACGACACGCCGTTCTTCGACAACAAGGCCTCCTTTCAGCGCGGGGTGAACCAGACGGTGCGCCGCACGGCGGTGGAGCTGGTCGACGCGCTCGGGCGCGTGCGCGGGACGTCGCAGATCGATAGCGACCTGCAGAAGGCGCGCGAAAGTATCCAGTTTTCGGAAAACGCGTGGTATTTCGGCCTCGACCCGTTCGGCCCGAAGATCCCCACGCCCGGCTTCTACCGCACGGCCATCGAAAGCCTGCGCCGCTTCAACGACCGGCTCGAGAGCTGCGAAGCCGTCTTCGACGCCCGCGCCGACAATCTCATCCAGTTCCTGGACCGCATCGCCAACGATATCGGCTCCACATCCGCGATCCTGCGCGAGCGGTCGGAAAACTACAATAGCGGCTGGTTCGACACACGCGCCGACGACCGTTTCTGGTTCGCCTATGGCCAGCTCTACGGCTATTACGGTCTTTTGCACGCCGCGCGGGCCGATTTCGAGGACGTTGTAAACCAGCGCTCGCTGGGCTCGCTGTGGGATACCACCGAGAGCCAGCTTCGCGCCGCCCTCAACATCACGCCCTTCATCATTTCCAACGGCCGCGAGGCGGGCTGGATCATGCCGACGCACCTCGCCACCATGGGCTTCTACATCCTGCGGGTGCGCTCCAATCTTGTGGAGCTTCGACAAGTACTGGACCGCTGA
- a CDS encoding endonuclease domain-containing protein gives MRDANSRRTDKARGLRQADNGAEAALWTELRNRRLNGYKFVRQLPIGPYFADFACRERRLVVEVDGSQHVESAHDRTRDVFMVSQGWSILRFWNGDVLKERDSVTETILAALDERLVAAVNAPDMRFIPASSVAGEPEY, from the coding sequence ATGCGTGATGCAAACTCACGCAGAACCGACAAAGCACGCGGACTCCGGCAGGCGGACAATGGTGCAGAAGCAGCGTTGTGGACGGAGCTACGTAACCGCCGTCTCAATGGCTATAAGTTCGTGCGGCAATTGCCCATCGGTCCCTATTTTGCCGATTTTGCCTGCCGGGAGCGGCGATTAGTGGTGGAAGTCGATGGCAGCCAGCATGTCGAAAGCGCTCATGACAGGACACGGGACGTGTTCATGGTTAGTCAAGGATGGTCGATTTTGCGATTCTGGAATGGCGATGTCCTGAAGGAACGTGATTCGGTGACAGAGACGATTCTTGCTGCGCTCGACGAACGGTTGGTCGCTGCAGTGAATGCGCCGGACATGCGTTTTATCCCCGCCAGTTCCGTTGCTGGAGAGCCCGAATATTGA